AAAAGAGACCTTGTTCATCTAATTTGTATTTGGTGCTACTGATTTTGTTAGTTACGAGTACTACTTTATTCAACAAGGCCTAACTAGTAACGTAGGGCCcatgaataaaataaaaaaagggACCCGAAATTAGGGATTGAACCCTACGTGAATCGAACACGCAACCTTCTGATCTGGAGTCAGACGCGCTACCATTGCGCCAAGGATCCGGGTGGTGTTTTGTTTGGAATGCATAGCTAGTTATAGAATCTAACAAATCCGATGCTGaaagttttataaatataaaaataacaagGAAAAAAAAAACTATACAAAAAATTATACAAATATATTAATTGCACTACTGAGATAACAATCAAATAATCTTTTTAAAATGCAAATTGTTTTGAATCAACGGTATCATCATACATTAGcttatatatagttattattattgtaatgtaATGTGATACAAAATTGCATAACACTTGTTTAATCAACGTGCCATCCTTTAATGATATGTCACTCGTGCATGGGCGGAGCTTTGTGAAGATAAAGGGAGTTGTGACTAATAACCCCCAAACATTTGGATTGTTAATGTCACGATTtgtaaaagtaaaaaataaaaattacggaGTAGACGTtattcaaccccccccccccccccccaccccccccccccccccccccccccaaaaaaaaaaaaaaattacagacACAGACATGTCATTTTATATCACCGCTCCCACAAGAAAAAGGTTCAAGTTCTGTTACTACTCGTGTGGAATTTTATTTTATAGTGTTCGTATCAAATATGTTTATTTATGCAATTTAACCTTTAACGACTGTATGAACACGATGTATGAATATATAAGAACGAGAAAATGACATACATACATATGCAGTGTACCCAGTTGCTCTGTTCATTGCATACATATGTCACACGGAGTACAAGATACTCTTGAAACACAACTTCCACAAAATTGATACAAAAACTCCAGGTACATAAGCctattacaaaaaaaataaaataaaaaaaaaagatcaaCTGATCAATCAATATCTTAACAAGAGGGAATTTAATTTCGATAATGATACAAATGAGCCTTGCAAATTGAATTTAAGTGGGTATAGCGTCCACTGTTTTGGATGAAAACTGCAAAACAAACATATACAAGACTACAAGAAGCAATACTGACTGAATTAtaaaacaataagtatatctatacAACTTATTTTTCAGTTTCCATGATACTTCTTTCGTTTCTCCCGCATCAGCTGTATGCACCAGTTCTGGTGTAGTTGCTGCTGCTATGTTCTTTTGTTGCAGCGTAATACTGGTCTTATTTAAACCTCCCTTCAGATTTTCAACTGTTTTTAATATTACAAGATATTCCAGCTCAGCTGCGGTTCTTTGTGTCAGGAGTTCCTCAAATTCGGTCTCAATCTCTTTATAATTTAAGGTGGATTCAAGTTGAGCGATTTTGGAGTTCTTGAGGTCAAGCATAACAAAGGCTTCCTCAAGCTTGCTTTGTAAGTGAACCTCGTTGATCTTATTGGATTTGAACTCTTCATCGATAAACCTTGAATTTGATGGTTCAACCCAGTCATCAGAAGATAAAGTTTCCTCTTTACCAACATCCCTCAGTTTTTGGACTTCTGCAAAGAAACACATATAGCATATATAaagataattaatattaatatcttttTTTTAACAGCTAGTACGGGATCACAGGgaacttaaccacccacgcgttcatctcccacaGTTGCATGATAAATTCCAAAGTCCTTATTGTTTTCATTGGTTTATTGGACATTACAAATACTAAGTTAGTAACTTGTTCGAATATTGCTTCACGATTTTCAGTCATAATACACTAATACACTAACTATATAATGAGATTCAGCAACCATAAAAACATAACCaatgtaaaaagtaaaaatctTTAGCGTGAACAGGGTGATTAGGAGAATATTTATTATGAACCTATTGGCAGACTGATACTAGACAAATACAAACGTATATAGAACAAAATGTTACCTCTCGCAAGGGCTTCTTGTGCGAAATGAAGCGGCATGATAGAATCCACCAGATCATCCTGATTCCCTGTCCCCACATGGTCATCAGCCTTTTCTTCCTTGACCTCCCAAGTTTTCTCACCTGCTAAATCTTCATGTGAAACACATTCGTAATCAACCTCGTTCTTACTCACCTCATCGTTTAAATGCCTATCGCCATTTTGAGCATCATCACTATCATCTTCCTCATGATTACCCAACCTGCCACTCCTACCGTTACTTGTAATCGAGTTAGAACCCGTCATAAAGAAAAAATTAGAGCTTCTGGAATCAGATCCCATGCTGGAAATCGAGTTTTCCTTCTTGATTCTAACCCCTCTAGCCTTCTTCTTCACATTTCGAATTTTCTCCTGCTGATCGCTTTGTACTAAAATACCAGAATTCATCCTAATTGTATCATCTCCAAATCCCAAACCTAAAACAGGCAACTCGCGATTCATTACAGGAGCACTACCTGCTGTTGAAGACCTACTGTTTCGATCCTCACTGTTCTCAGAATCCGCCCTAGATGAAAAACCTGGTCCCATTCCTGCA
The window above is part of the Rutidosis leptorrhynchoides isolate AG116_Rl617_1_P2 chromosome 1, CSIRO_AGI_Rlap_v1, whole genome shotgun sequence genome. Proteins encoded here:
- the LOC139885875 gene encoding WPP domain-interacting protein 2-like; protein product: MELDTERSVEDNELLDAKGLEENGEIHAKLKINGNCDTEIVNGKIYDDIKDEVCVGKEELEPLPAMKGKGLRKWRRIRRESGSETNSYYLDSNRKRGMITLPAVMKQRSEDSSSSTNAMSNAIGFALDHTGQYRDFGAGMGPGFSSRADSENSEDRNSRSSTAGSAPVMNRELPVLGLGFGDDTIRMNSGILVQSDQQEKIRNVKKKARGVRIKKENSISSMGSDSRSSNFFFMTGSNSITSNGRSGRLGNHEEDDSDDAQNGDRHLNDEVSKNEVDYECVSHEDLAGEKTWEVKEEKADDHVGTGNQDDLVDSIMPLHFAQEALAREVQKLRDVGKEETLSSDDWFKSNKINEVHLQSKLEEAFVMLDLKNSKIAQLESTLNYKEIETEFEELLTQRTAAELEYLVILKTVENLKGGLNKTSITLQQKNIAAATTPELVHTADAGETKEVSWKLKNKLYRYTYCFIIQSVLLLVVLYMFVLQFSSKTVDAIPT